In one window of Azospirillum ramasamyi DNA:
- a CDS encoding cob(I)yrinic acid a,c-diamide adenosyltransferase: MVKLNKIYTRGGDAGETSLGDGRRVPKNDRRVAAYGTVDEANAVIGMARLHLSDWPDADTMLGRIQNDLFDLGADLCTPEEEEPKYPPLRIVQAQVDRLEAEIDAMNANLAPLTSFILPGGSPAAAYLHLARTVVRRAERLMTELARHEPVTPAALKYVNRLSDHLFVLSRVVNRNGADDVLWVPGANR; encoded by the coding sequence ATGGTAAAGCTGAACAAGATCTACACGCGCGGCGGCGACGCCGGCGAAACTTCGCTCGGCGACGGCCGCCGGGTGCCCAAGAACGACCGCCGCGTCGCCGCCTACGGCACGGTGGACGAGGCGAACGCCGTCATCGGCATGGCCCGCCTCCACCTCAGTGACTGGCCGGACGCCGACACGATGCTCGGCCGCATCCAGAACGACCTGTTCGACCTGGGCGCCGACCTCTGCACACCGGAGGAGGAGGAGCCCAAATACCCGCCGCTGCGCATCGTCCAGGCCCAGGTAGACCGGCTGGAGGCGGAGATCGACGCGATGAACGCCAATCTGGCGCCGCTCACCTCCTTCATCCTGCCCGGCGGCTCGCCTGCCGCGGCTTATCTGCATCTGGCGCGCACCGTGGTGCGGCGGGCGGAACGGCTGATGACCGAACTGGCGCGCCACGAACCGGTGACCCCGGCGGCGCTGAAATACGTCAACCGGCTGTCGGACCACCTGTTCGTCCTGAGCCGGGTGGTGAACCGCAACGGGGCGGACGACGTCCTGTGGGTTCCCGGCGCCAATCGTTGA
- a CDS encoding electron transfer flavoprotein subunit beta/FixA family protein, translated as MKVLVPVKRVVDYNVKIRVKADGSGVETANVKMSMNPFDEIAVEEAVRLKEAGKATEIVVVSIGPAQAQETLRTALAMGADRAILVQTDVTTEPLAVAKVLKALVEKEAPGLVILGKQAIDDDCNQTGQMLAALLGWGQGTFASKVVAGDGTVAVTREIDGGLETVELKLPAVVTADLRLNEPRYASLPNIMKAKKKPLETITPDSLGVDVAPRLTTLKVTEPPKRQAGIKVPDVATLVDKLKNEARVI; from the coding sequence ATGAAAGTCCTCGTCCCCGTTAAGCGAGTGGTCGACTACAACGTGAAGATCCGCGTCAAGGCGGATGGCAGCGGCGTCGAGACCGCCAACGTGAAGATGAGCATGAACCCCTTCGACGAGATCGCCGTCGAAGAGGCTGTCCGTCTGAAGGAAGCCGGCAAGGCGACCGAGATCGTCGTCGTCTCCATCGGCCCGGCGCAGGCGCAGGAAACGCTGCGCACCGCTCTCGCCATGGGTGCCGACCGCGCCATCCTGGTGCAGACCGACGTGACCACCGAACCGCTGGCCGTCGCCAAGGTGCTGAAGGCCCTGGTCGAGAAGGAGGCCCCCGGCCTCGTCATCCTCGGCAAGCAGGCGATCGACGACGACTGCAACCAGACCGGCCAGATGCTGGCGGCGCTGCTCGGCTGGGGCCAGGGCACCTTCGCCTCGAAGGTCGTGGCCGGTGACGGCACGGTCGCGGTGACCCGCGAGATCGACGGCGGTCTGGAGACGGTGGAGCTGAAGCTGCCGGCGGTGGTCACCGCCGACCTGCGCCTCAACGAGCCGCGCTACGCCTCGCTGCCCAACATCATGAAGGCGAAGAAGAAGCCGCTGGAGACCATCACCCCGGACAGCCTGGGTGTCGACGTCGCCCCGCGCCTGACCACGCTGAAGGTGACCGAGCCGCCGAAGCGTCAGGCCGGCATCAAGGTGCCGGACGTCGCCACGCTGGTCGACAAGCTCAAGAACGAAGCGCGCGTGATCTGA
- a CDS encoding 3-hydroxybutyryl-CoA dehydrogenase, producing the protein MTTIKKIGIIGAGQMGSGIAQVCAQAGYDVVLSDISDAVLEKALASIGRNYDRQIQKGKLEEAEKTAALGRIVTGTDLSVFGESDLVIEAATENEALKRDLLKKLVPHLKPEALIATNTSSISITRLAAATDRPAKFMGMHFMNPVPVMQLVELIRGIATDEPTFNAIKELTLAIGKTAAVAEDFPAFIVNRILLPMINEAVYTLYEGVGGVEAIDTALKLGANHPMGPLELADFIGLDTCLAVMQVLYEGLADSKYRPCPLLVKYVEAGWIGKKYGRGFYDYSQTPPVPTR; encoded by the coding sequence ATGACCACGATCAAGAAGATTGGCATCATCGGTGCCGGCCAGATGGGCAGCGGTATCGCCCAGGTCTGCGCCCAGGCCGGCTATGATGTCGTCCTGTCCGACATCAGCGACGCGGTCCTGGAAAAGGCGCTCGCCAGCATCGGCCGGAATTACGACCGCCAGATCCAGAAGGGCAAGCTGGAGGAGGCGGAGAAGACCGCCGCCCTCGGCCGCATCGTCACCGGCACCGACCTGTCGGTGTTCGGCGAGTCCGATCTGGTGATCGAGGCCGCAACCGAGAACGAGGCGCTGAAGCGCGACCTGCTGAAGAAGCTGGTTCCGCATCTGAAGCCGGAGGCGCTGATCGCGACGAACACCTCGTCGATCTCGATCACCCGTCTGGCCGCGGCGACCGACCGTCCGGCCAAGTTCATGGGCATGCATTTCATGAACCCGGTGCCGGTGATGCAGCTGGTCGAGCTGATCCGCGGCATCGCGACCGACGAGCCGACCTTCAACGCCATCAAGGAACTGACGCTCGCCATCGGCAAGACCGCCGCGGTGGCCGAGGATTTCCCCGCCTTCATCGTCAACCGCATCCTGCTGCCGATGATCAACGAGGCCGTCTACACGCTCTATGAGGGCGTCGGCGGCGTCGAGGCCATCGATACGGCGCTGAAGCTGGGTGCCAACCACCCGATGGGCCCGCTGGAACTGGCCGACTTCATCGGCCTGGACACCTGTCTGGCGGTGATGCAGGTGCTGTACGAGGGTCTTGCCGACAGCAAGTACCGCCCCTGCCCGCTACTGGTGAAGTATGTCGAGGCCGGCTGGATCGGCAAGAAATACGGTCGCGGTTTCTACGACTACTCGCAGACGCCGCCGGTCCCGACCCGCTGA
- a CDS encoding BON domain-containing protein, with amino-acid sequence MRMHRHPWSEEFVKMAPKPDYRGVGPRNYRRSDQRILEDINERLTDDDRIDASDIGVKVEGGEVTLSGTVSDRAARRRAEDIAESVSGVGHVQNDLRVAGRNDISGQSGAVGLGERVDPAAPQGQGSVTGPGAPARDATVAALENSSMVLGKQPLPEDDTLRRDSAMAGTAGRDRR; translated from the coding sequence ATGCGCATGCACCGCCATCCCTGGAGCGAAGAGTTCGTCAAGATGGCTCCAAAGCCCGATTACCGCGGCGTCGGCCCGCGCAACTACCGCCGGTCCGACCAACGCATCCTGGAGGACATCAACGAGCGCCTGACCGACGATGACCGCATCGACGCCTCCGACATCGGGGTGAAGGTGGAGGGCGGCGAGGTGACGCTGTCCGGCACCGTCAGCGACCGCGCCGCCCGCCGCCGGGCGGAAGACATCGCGGAAAGCGTCTCCGGCGTCGGCCATGTGCAGAACGACCTGCGCGTCGCCGGCCGGAACGACATCTCCGGCCAGTCCGGGGCCGTCGGCCTCGGCGAGCGGGTCGATCCCGCTGCTCCGCAGGGCCAGGGCAGCGTGACCGGTCCCGGCGCCCCGGCGCGGGACGCCACGGTGGCGGCGCTCGAAAACAGTTCCATGGTGCTTGGCAAGCAGCCGCTGCCGGAGGACGACACCCTGCGCCGCGACAGCGCCATGGCCGGAACCGCCGGGCGGGACCGCCGCTGA
- a CDS encoding glucose/quinate/shikimate family membrane-bound PQQ-dependent dehydrogenase codes for MKQSERSIALWVMAILLGLMGLGSLGGGLWLILLGGSWYYAIAGILFLVTALLLVKRSPAALAVYAVVVFGTLIWALWEAGLDWWPLAARGDVIAVVGFLLLMPWITRRLGERQPMAGVPAPGVYPVGVFRGSGIALTASLAAVLLVAVASWFTDPHRIDGTVPSRQTASAALPGDGSGPAIPDGEWHAYGRTGYGQRYSPLTAITPENVDRLEVAWTYNTGDLPGQPGDPEETTFQVTPLKIDNRLFLCSPHQHVIALDATTGEEVWRRDLQIDPKQLALQHLTCRGLSYHPTPQTAGNAAGGACAAKLFMPTADGRLVALNPEDGSICSGFGRNGEIDLWANMPNVRPGAYYSTSPPVVTADLIIVGGTVLDNVSTREQSGVIRAFDVNDGHLVWNWDSAEPDRTAPIAEGQTYTANSPNSWTVSSVDEALGMVYVPLGNQPPDQFGGNRSPEVERFSSSVVALDLATGQVRWVFQTVHHDLWDYDVPAQPSLIDLTVNGQTVPALVQPTKQGELFVLDRRTGQPVLPVTEMPAPQGAAEGDHTAPTQPVSALSFDPPPLTGADMWGATMFDQLACRIALKRLRYEGRYTPPSLQGSLVYPGNFGVFNWGGVAVDPQRQIAFTTPAYLAFVSQLVPRENDTELYVQGGERPEYSLPALNENFGAPYAVKLGPFVSVLGLPCQAPPWGYVAAADLTTGEVVWKHKNGTTRDASPIPLPFRMGVPSLGGPIMTASGVAFLSGTIDDYVRAYDVSNGRQLWESRLPAGGQATPMTYLGEDGRQYVLVVAGGHGSLGTKAGDSVIAYALPK; via the coding sequence ATGAAACAATCGGAGCGAAGCATCGCCCTGTGGGTGATGGCGATTCTGCTGGGGTTAATGGGGCTGGGATCGCTGGGCGGCGGCCTGTGGCTGATCCTGCTGGGCGGATCCTGGTACTATGCCATCGCCGGTATCCTGTTCCTGGTCACGGCCCTTCTGCTGGTGAAGCGGTCGCCCGCGGCATTGGCGGTCTACGCGGTTGTGGTGTTCGGCACGCTGATCTGGGCCTTGTGGGAAGCGGGGCTGGACTGGTGGCCGCTGGCGGCGCGGGGCGACGTGATCGCGGTGGTCGGTTTCCTGCTGCTGATGCCCTGGATCACCCGCCGCCTGGGCGAACGGCAGCCGATGGCCGGCGTGCCGGCGCCCGGCGTCTATCCCGTGGGGGTCTTCCGCGGTTCCGGCATTGCGCTGACCGCCTCGCTGGCGGCCGTGCTGCTGGTCGCCGTCGCCTCCTGGTTCACCGACCCGCATCGCATCGACGGAACCGTGCCGTCCCGGCAGACCGCCTCGGCCGCGCTTCCGGGGGACGGTTCCGGCCCGGCGATCCCCGACGGGGAATGGCACGCCTATGGCCGCACCGGCTATGGCCAGCGCTATTCGCCGCTGACCGCCATCACGCCCGAGAATGTCGACAGGCTGGAGGTCGCCTGGACCTACAACACCGGCGACCTGCCCGGCCAACCCGGCGATCCGGAGGAAACCACTTTCCAGGTGACGCCGCTGAAGATCGACAATCGCCTGTTCCTGTGCTCCCCGCACCAGCATGTGATCGCGCTGGACGCGACCACCGGCGAGGAGGTCTGGCGCCGCGACCTGCAGATCGATCCCAAGCAGCTGGCGTTGCAGCACCTGACCTGCCGCGGCCTGTCCTACCATCCGACTCCGCAAACGGCCGGCAATGCAGCCGGGGGCGCGTGCGCCGCCAAGCTGTTCATGCCGACCGCCGACGGGCGTCTTGTGGCGCTGAACCCGGAAGACGGGTCGATCTGCAGCGGCTTCGGTCGGAACGGCGAGATCGATCTGTGGGCCAACATGCCGAATGTGCGGCCCGGCGCCTATTACTCGACCTCACCGCCGGTGGTGACCGCCGATCTGATCATCGTCGGCGGCACGGTGCTGGACAATGTGTCGACCAGGGAGCAATCGGGCGTCATCCGTGCCTTCGACGTGAATGACGGCCATCTGGTGTGGAATTGGGATTCGGCCGAGCCGGATCGGACCGCCCCCATCGCGGAGGGGCAGACCTACACCGCCAATTCGCCCAACAGTTGGACGGTCTCCAGCGTGGACGAGGCGCTGGGCATGGTCTATGTGCCGTTGGGCAACCAGCCGCCCGACCAGTTCGGCGGCAACCGCAGCCCGGAGGTGGAGCGCTTCTCCTCCTCGGTCGTGGCGCTCGATCTGGCGACGGGGCAGGTGCGTTGGGTCTTCCAGACCGTGCATCACGATCTGTGGGACTATGACGTGCCCGCCCAGCCCAGCCTGATCGACCTGACGGTCAACGGACAGACCGTGCCGGCCCTGGTCCAGCCGACCAAGCAGGGCGAGTTGTTCGTTCTGGACCGCCGCACCGGCCAGCCGGTGTTGCCCGTGACCGAGATGCCGGCGCCGCAGGGAGCCGCGGAGGGCGACCACACCGCCCCGACCCAGCCCGTTTCCGCCCTGTCCTTCGACCCGCCGCCGCTGACCGGCGCCGACATGTGGGGGGCGACGATGTTCGACCAGCTCGCCTGCCGCATCGCCTTGAAGCGGCTGCGGTACGAGGGGCGCTACACGCCGCCGTCGCTGCAGGGGTCGCTGGTCTATCCCGGCAATTTCGGCGTCTTCAACTGGGGCGGCGTCGCGGTGGATCCGCAGCGCCAGATCGCCTTCACCACGCCGGCCTATCTCGCCTTCGTCTCGCAGCTGGTGCCGCGCGAGAACGATACCGAGTTGTATGTCCAGGGTGGGGAGCGGCCGGAATACAGCCTGCCGGCGCTGAACGAGAATTTCGGCGCGCCCTATGCGGTGAAGCTTGGACCCTTCGTTTCGGTGCTGGGCCTGCCCTGTCAGGCGCCGCCCTGGGGCTACGTCGCCGCAGCCGACCTGACGACCGGCGAGGTGGTCTGGAAGCACAAGAACGGCACGACCCGCGACGCCTCGCCGATCCCGCTGCCCTTCCGCATGGGCGTGCCCAGCCTGGGCGGCCCGATCATGACGGCCAGCGGCGTGGCCTTCCTGTCCGGCACCATCGACGATTATGTGCGGGCGTATGACGTGTCCAACGGCAGGCAGCTGTGGGAAAGCCGCCTTCCGGCGGGAGGACAGGCGACGCCGATGACCTATCTGGGCGAGGACGGCCGGCAATATGTGCTGGTGGTGGCCGGCGGGCACGGATCGCTGGGGACCAAGGCGGGCGATTCGGTGATCGCCTATGCGCTGCCGAAGTGA
- a CDS encoding electron transfer flavoprotein subunit alpha/FixB family protein yields MANILVIAEHDNASLKPATLNAVTAASKIGGDIHVLVAGKGAQAAADAAAKAAGVAKVLLADDAAYEHQLPEDVAPLVVSVAKDGYGHVLAGATSVGKNLLPRVAALLDVAAISDITAVVSADTFERPIYAGNAIATVQSSDPVKVITVRTTAFETAAAEGGSAPVETVAGAGAAGLSSFVSAELTKSERPELTAARVVVSGGRGMQSGENFPMLEALADKLGAAVGASRAAVDAGFVPNDYQVGQTGKIVAPELYIAVGISGAIQHLAGMKDSKVIVAINKDEEAPIFQVADYGLVADLFKAVPELTAELDKAR; encoded by the coding sequence ATGGCCAACATTCTCGTCATCGCGGAACACGACAACGCGTCGCTGAAGCCCGCCACCCTGAACGCCGTCACCGCCGCTTCCAAGATCGGCGGCGACATCCATGTCCTGGTCGCCGGCAAGGGCGCCCAGGCCGCCGCCGACGCCGCCGCCAAGGCGGCCGGCGTCGCCAAGGTGCTGCTGGCCGACGATGCGGCCTATGAGCACCAGCTGCCGGAAGACGTTGCCCCGCTGGTGGTTTCGGTCGCCAAGGACGGTTACGGCCATGTGCTGGCCGGCGCCACCTCGGTCGGCAAGAACCTCCTGCCGCGCGTCGCCGCGCTGCTGGACGTCGCCGCCATCTCCGACATCACCGCCGTGGTGTCGGCCGACACCTTCGAGCGGCCGATCTATGCCGGCAACGCGATCGCCACCGTGCAGTCGTCCGACCCGGTGAAGGTCATCACCGTCCGCACCACCGCCTTCGAGACTGCCGCCGCCGAAGGCGGTTCTGCCCCGGTCGAGACGGTGGCGGGCGCCGGCGCCGCCGGCCTGTCGAGCTTCGTCTCGGCCGAGTTGACCAAGTCGGAGCGCCCGGAACTGACCGCCGCCCGCGTGGTGGTGTCGGGTGGCCGCGGCATGCAGTCGGGCGAGAATTTCCCGATGCTGGAGGCTCTCGCCGACAAGCTGGGCGCCGCGGTGGGCGCCAGCCGCGCCGCCGTGGACGCTGGCTTCGTGCCGAACGATTATCAGGTCGGGCAAACCGGCAAGATCGTGGCGCCCGAGCTGTACATCGCCGTCGGCATCTCCGGTGCGATCCAGCACCTCGCCGGCATGAAGGACAGCAAGGTGATCGTCGCGATCAACAAGGATGAGGAAGCGCCCATTTTCCAGGTCGCCGATTACGGCCTCGTCGCGGACCTGTTCAAGGCCGTGCCGGAGCTGACGGCCGAACTGGACAAGGCGCGCTGA
- a CDS encoding M20/M25/M40 family metallo-hydrolase produces the protein MTDLSPSLAATLADTVDEAVNARFDEEVRFLAELVKVPSDNPPGDCAPHAVRAAELLEAMGFTVERHPVPADLVRANGMISATNLVIRHRFGDGPTVALNAHGDVVPPGEGWSSDPYGAEIRDGVMYGRGVAVSKSDFATYAFALRALIESKAALKGTVELHLTYDEEAGGEIGPKWLLDQGISKPDYAVSASFAYSVVTGHNGCLHLEVQVDGKSAHAARPDTGHDALEAATGILAALYAHRPELAARRSGVAGITHPSLTVGLIQGGINTNVVPDRVTFRLDRRMIPEENPAEVEAELRALIEGAAGGRDGIRVTIRRILLARPFRSVGDAPRLAALFARHAQEVLGVPVGQNGIPLYTDARHYSEAGIPTILYGAGPRDLLEANGHRADEKLVLEDLRRATQVVARSLAELLG, from the coding sequence ATGACCGACCTGTCCCCCTCCCTCGCCGCCACCCTGGCCGACACGGTCGATGAGGCGGTGAACGCCCGCTTCGACGAGGAGGTCCGTTTCCTGGCGGAGCTGGTGAAGGTGCCGTCCGACAACCCGCCCGGCGACTGCGCCCCCCACGCCGTCCGCGCCGCCGAACTGCTGGAGGCGATGGGCTTCACGGTGGAGCGCCACCCGGTGCCGGCCGATCTGGTGCGGGCCAACGGCATGATCAGCGCCACCAATCTGGTCATCCGGCATCGCTTCGGCGATGGTCCCACCGTCGCGCTGAACGCCCATGGCGACGTGGTTCCGCCGGGCGAAGGCTGGTCGAGCGATCCCTACGGCGCAGAAATCCGCGACGGCGTGATGTATGGCCGCGGCGTCGCGGTGTCGAAATCGGACTTCGCCACCTACGCCTTCGCACTGCGGGCGCTGATAGAGAGCAAGGCCGCGCTGAAGGGCACGGTCGAGCTGCACCTGACCTATGACGAGGAGGCCGGCGGCGAGATCGGGCCGAAATGGCTGCTCGACCAGGGCATTTCCAAGCCGGACTACGCGGTTTCGGCCAGTTTCGCCTATTCGGTGGTCACCGGCCACAACGGCTGCCTGCATCTGGAGGTCCAGGTCGACGGCAAATCCGCCCATGCCGCGCGTCCCGACACCGGCCATGACGCGCTGGAGGCGGCGACCGGCATCCTGGCCGCCCTCTACGCCCACCGGCCGGAACTGGCGGCGCGCCGCTCCGGCGTTGCCGGCATCACCCACCCGTCGCTGACCGTCGGGCTGATCCAGGGCGGCATCAACACCAACGTGGTTCCCGACCGCGTCACCTTCCGCCTCGACCGCCGCATGATCCCGGAGGAAAACCCCGCGGAGGTGGAGGCCGAACTGCGCGCCCTGATCGAAGGGGCCGCCGGCGGGCGGGACGGCATCCGCGTCACCATCCGCCGCATCCTGCTGGCACGCCCCTTCCGCTCGGTCGGCGATGCGCCGCGGCTGGCCGCGCTGTTCGCCCGCCATGCACAGGAGGTGCTGGGCGTTCCGGTCGGCCAAAACGGCATCCCGCTCTACACCGACGCCCGCCATTACTCGGAGGCCGGCATCCCCACCATCCTCTACGGCGCCGGCCCGCGCGACCTGCTGGAAGCCAACGGCCACCGCGCGGACGAGAAGCTGGTGCTGGAGGATCTGCGCAGGGCGACCCAGGTGGTGGCGCGGTCTCTGGCGGAACTGCTGGGATAG
- a CDS encoding alpha/beta fold hydrolase gives MKPTPVVFDGCFGWLHPAPGLRGVVLCGPYGHEELCVHRAWKCFAESLAAAGLPTLRFDYPGSGDSAGDDSEPDRVRAWLDGVKAAVGRLREDTGVTELTLVGFRLGSLLATAAALELAEEGQGVDALALLAPITSGRKAVRELQTLATMVLRPVCNPEPPERASWLNVIGMPLTPETALALSGLAPCDAPKLPAPHILIADRPDGKTAVKLAARWRAMGAAAEPMGISGMLEMVQQPQRAQAAAVFDPILRWIAAGQIAMGATPPPDRPAGLMTTTAVERPVFFGKDPELFGMYCSPVLADPAGGRPAILFLNSGATHHVGSGRATVVQARRLAARGYCSLRIDAAGIGDSPGRSGIADNLLYHRGGIGDVRAALDWLEARGHARVVVIGLCAGGTPALHAGLGDNRVVGQIALNPGRFELGEGTAVSELMRTVAFRSASEYLLEALKPARLYASFRNRARVTGLAKRLAGRFVRKVLIRTGLTRHALRMFRRLSAEGRRVLLVYSSGDMTLAEFYLHLGEGGRSLDGLSGVELVYLDRADHSLTVWEARDRLNLLIDRHLASLDTAAAADPAASGLTDWDLGLPSGERVG, from the coding sequence ATGAAGCCGACACCGGTGGTGTTCGATGGTTGTTTCGGATGGCTGCACCCGGCGCCGGGCCTGCGCGGGGTGGTGCTGTGCGGCCCCTACGGGCATGAGGAACTCTGCGTACACCGCGCCTGGAAGTGCTTTGCGGAGTCACTGGCCGCCGCCGGGCTTCCGACCTTGCGGTTCGACTATCCCGGCTCCGGCGATTCCGCCGGCGACGACAGCGAGCCGGACCGGGTGCGCGCGTGGCTGGACGGCGTCAAGGCGGCGGTGGGCCGCCTGCGTGAGGACACCGGCGTCACCGAACTGACCCTCGTCGGGTTCCGCCTGGGCTCGCTGCTCGCCACCGCGGCGGCGCTGGAGCTGGCGGAGGAAGGGCAGGGGGTGGATGCGCTGGCGCTGCTGGCGCCGATCACCTCCGGCCGCAAGGCGGTGCGGGAACTGCAGACGCTGGCCACCATGGTGCTGCGCCCGGTCTGCAACCCGGAACCGCCGGAACGCGCGTCCTGGCTGAACGTGATCGGTATGCCGCTGACACCGGAAACCGCGCTGGCGCTGAGCGGCCTTGCCCCTTGCGACGCGCCGAAGCTGCCGGCGCCGCACATCCTGATCGCCGACCGCCCGGACGGGAAGACGGCGGTGAAGCTGGCGGCCCGCTGGCGCGCGATGGGCGCGGCGGCGGAACCGATGGGCATCAGCGGCATGTTGGAGATGGTCCAGCAGCCCCAGCGCGCCCAGGCCGCCGCGGTGTTCGATCCGATCCTGCGCTGGATCGCCGCCGGACAGATCGCCATGGGTGCGACCCCGCCGCCGGACCGCCCGGCCGGGCTGATGACCACGACCGCCGTCGAACGCCCGGTCTTCTTCGGCAAGGATCCGGAACTGTTCGGCATGTATTGCTCGCCGGTCCTGGCCGACCCGGCCGGCGGCCGGCCGGCCATCCTGTTCCTGAACAGCGGCGCCACCCACCATGTCGGGTCCGGGCGCGCCACCGTGGTGCAGGCCCGCCGTCTGGCGGCGCGCGGCTACTGCTCGCTCAGGATCGACGCCGCCGGGATCGGCGACAGCCCCGGCCGGTCGGGCATCGCCGACAACCTGCTCTACCACCGGGGCGGAATCGGCGACGTGCGGGCGGCTCTGGACTGGCTCGAAGCGCGGGGGCATGCGCGGGTCGTCGTCATCGGCCTGTGTGCCGGCGGGACGCCCGCCCTGCATGCCGGTTTGGGCGACAACCGGGTGGTCGGACAGATCGCGCTGAATCCCGGACGGTTCGAGCTGGGCGAGGGCACGGCGGTATCGGAGCTGATGCGGACGGTCGCCTTCCGCTCCGCCTCCGAATACCTGCTGGAGGCGCTGAAGCCGGCCCGGCTCTACGCCAGCTTCCGCAATCGCGCCCGCGTGACGGGGCTGGCCAAGCGGCTGGCCGGGCGTTTCGTCCGCAAGGTCCTGATCCGCACCGGCCTGACCCGTCACGCGCTGCGCATGTTCCGCCGCCTGTCCGCGGAAGGACGCCGGGTGCTTCTGGTCTACAGCAGCGGCGACATGACCCTGGCCGAGTTCTACCTGCATCTGGGCGAGGGGGGCCGCTCTCTGGACGGCCTGTCCGGCGTCGAGCTGGTCTATCTCGACCGCGCCGACCACAGCCTGACGGTGTGGGAGGCGCGCGACCGGCTGAACCTGCTGATCGACCGCCATCTGGCGTCGCTGGACACCGCCGCCGCCGCCGATCCGGCCGCCTCCGGCCTGACCGATTGGGACCTCGGGCTGCCGTCGGGGGAGCGGGTGGGGTAG
- a CDS encoding allantoate amidohydrolase, with protein sequence MSVSPPSQSPLSGPAILERIDALAAISAEDWRLSRLYLTPEHRRANDLVAQWMTAAGMAVREDAVGNIIGRYEGEQPGLPALLIGSHLDTVRDAGRYDGMLGVLTGIAVVADLNARGRRLPFAVEVIGFGDEEGTRFQSTLIGSRAIAGTFNPAVLEMRDAAGTRLADAMMAFGLNPAAWASAAYEPHAVLAYVELHIEQGPVLEALDRPVGVVTAIAGATRLAVTVEGMAGHAGTVPMTLRRDALAAAAEMIVAVEQLCSGQERLVGTVGRIEASPGATNVIPGKVHFTIDLRADRDPLRLERVGAVRARLEAIADARGVAIGIDTLHESPAVACHPALMAQLAAAASAEGLDAPQLPSGAGHDAMALAALTDIAMLFVRCERGISHNPAERITAADAEAGARVLARFVETFQPATSRP encoded by the coding sequence ATGTCCGTCTCCCCACCCTCCCAGTCGCCGCTGTCCGGGCCGGCCATTCTCGAGCGCATCGACGCGCTGGCGGCTATCAGCGCGGAGGATTGGCGCCTGTCGCGCCTCTACCTGACGCCGGAACACCGCCGCGCCAACGACCTCGTCGCGCAGTGGATGACCGCGGCGGGGATGGCGGTGCGGGAGGATGCCGTCGGCAACATCATCGGCCGCTACGAGGGCGAGCAGCCGGGCCTGCCGGCGCTGCTGATCGGCTCGCACCTCGACACCGTGCGGGATGCCGGGCGCTATGACGGCATGCTGGGCGTGCTGACCGGCATCGCCGTGGTGGCGGATCTGAACGCCCGCGGCCGCCGCCTGCCCTTCGCCGTCGAGGTGATCGGCTTCGGCGACGAGGAGGGCACGCGCTTCCAGTCCACCCTGATCGGCAGCCGCGCCATCGCCGGCACCTTCAATCCCGCCGTGCTGGAGATGCGCGACGCCGCCGGCACGCGGCTGGCCGACGCGATGATGGCGTTCGGGCTCAATCCCGCCGCCTGGGCCAGCGCCGCCTACGAGCCGCATGCCGTCCTGGCCTATGTGGAACTGCACATCGAACAGGGACCGGTTCTGGAGGCGCTGGACCGCCCGGTCGGCGTCGTCACCGCCATCGCCGGCGCCACCCGGCTGGCGGTGACGGTGGAGGGCATGGCCGGCCATGCCGGCACCGTGCCGATGACCCTGCGCCGCGATGCGCTGGCCGCGGCCGCCGAGATGATCGTGGCGGTGGAGCAGCTCTGTTCGGGGCAGGAGCGGCTGGTCGGCACCGTCGGCCGGATCGAGGCATCGCCCGGCGCCACCAACGTCATCCCCGGCAAGGTCCACTTCACCATCGACCTGCGCGCCGACCGCGATCCCCTGCGGCTGGAACGGGTCGGCGCCGTCCGCGCCCGGCTGGAGGCCATCGCCGACGCCCGCGGCGTCGCCATCGGCATCGACACCCTGCATGAAAGCCCCGCCGTCGCCTGCCACCCGGCGCTGATGGCGCAGCTCGCCGCCGCGGCATCCGCCGAAGGGCTGGACGCGCCGCAGCTTCCCAGCGGCGCCGGACACGACGCCATGGCGCTGGCGGCGCTGACCGACATCGCCATGCTGTTCGTGCGCTGCGAGCGCGGCATCTCGCACAACCCGGCCGAACGGATCACCGCCGCCGATGCCGAGGCGGGCGCCCGCGTGCTCGCCCGCTTCGTCGAGACTTTCCAGCCCGCAACCTCCCGCCCGTGA
- a CDS encoding twin transmembrane helix small protein: MRDLFTILMVLAMLAVVGSLFVGLFFMARGGRNDPRRSNKAMRLRVILQGAALVLFVIAILIKG, from the coding sequence ATGCGAGATCTCTTCACCATCCTGATGGTCCTGGCGATGCTGGCCGTGGTCGGCTCGCTGTTCGTCGGCCTCTTCTTCATGGCCCGCGGCGGCAGGAACGATCCCCGCCGTTCCAACAAGGCGATGCGCCTGCGCGTGATCCTGCAGGGCGCGGCACTGGTGCTGTTCGTAATCGCCATCCTCATCAAAGGCTGA